Proteins encoded in a region of the Marinobacter arenosus genome:
- the trpA gene encoding tryptophan synthase subunit alpha, with product MSRIEGVLKTLKGQGRKALIPYITAGDPHPDVTVDLMHTLVEAGADIIELGVPFSDPMADGPVIQLACERALKHGTSLRQVLAMVKAFRTKDSETPVVLMGYLNPMEAMGYEAFADAAVDAGVDGILTVDLPPEEADDVAPLFTERKLDAIFLLAPTTTDDRIRAISEHSSGYVYYVSFKGVTGAAKINVEEVATKVAHIHELTALPVGVGFGIRDAKTAAAVGQVSDGVIVGSVLVDTIARNQADTDELKQALKDLLHPMREALDSLGS from the coding sequence ATGAGCCGAATTGAAGGGGTCCTGAAAACCCTCAAAGGACAAGGTCGCAAGGCACTGATTCCCTACATTACTGCCGGAGACCCCCATCCCGATGTGACTGTGGATCTGATGCACACGTTGGTGGAAGCAGGTGCCGACATTATCGAGTTGGGCGTGCCATTCTCTGACCCCATGGCCGATGGCCCGGTCATTCAGCTGGCCTGTGAGCGAGCCCTCAAGCACGGCACGTCCTTGCGCCAGGTGTTGGCTATGGTCAAGGCATTCAGGACCAAAGACAGCGAAACCCCGGTGGTGTTGATGGGCTACCTCAACCCGATGGAGGCAATGGGGTACGAAGCCTTTGCCGATGCCGCTGTCGATGCGGGCGTTGATGGAATACTGACCGTCGATCTGCCCCCGGAAGAGGCGGATGATGTCGCGCCTCTGTTCACTGAGCGCAAACTGGACGCCATCTTTCTGCTGGCGCCAACCACAACCGACGACCGGATTCGTGCAATCAGCGAGCACTCCTCCGGCTATGTGTACTATGTTTCATTCAAGGGAGTCACCGGGGCCGCCAAGATCAACGTGGAGGAAGTGGCTACCAAGGTGGCCCACATTCATGAGCTCACAGCTCTTCCAGTAGGTGTGGGTTTCGGTATTCGTGACGCAAAAACAGCTGCAGCGGTGGGTCAGGTATCCGATGGTGTAATTGTTGGCAGCGTTCTGGTCGATACAATAGCCAGAAATCAGGCAGATACCGACGAGCTGAAGCAGGCACTGAAGGATCTGCTCCACCCGATGCGCGAAGCGCTGGATAGCCTGGGCTCCTGA